A single window of Jeotgalibacillus haloalkalitolerans DNA harbors:
- the mraY gene encoding phospho-N-acetylmuramoyl-pentapeptide-transferase, with protein MSVFAVILAAIFGFGISAAAAPVFIPYLRRLKFGQSIREEGPESHQKKSGTPTMGGLIILSAMTLATVIVSAIYGVLSVTTLLLLMVTITFGILGFLDDFIKVAKKRNLGLTSKQKLLGQIVIAIIFYIIFSANDFSSIISIPFTSIELNLGIVYVAFVIFWLVGFSNAVNLTDGLDGLVSGTAVIAFGAFALIAWQQEQLALAIFCMAAVGALLGFLLFNAHPAKVFMGDTGSLALGGAIGTVSLLAKQEVLLLLIGIVFVLETLSVMIQVTSFKTTGKRVFKMSPLHHHFELTGWSEWKVVTVFWTVGLAAGVLGVLIGVYG; from the coding sequence ATGTCAGTATTCGCTGTAATATTAGCAGCAATATTTGGATTTGGAATTTCCGCAGCTGCAGCTCCGGTATTTATTCCTTATTTAAGAAGATTAAAGTTTGGACAGAGTATCAGGGAAGAGGGACCGGAGTCTCATCAGAAAAAGTCGGGAACGCCTACAATGGGTGGTCTGATTATTCTGAGTGCAATGACACTTGCAACCGTTATTGTCAGTGCCATTTACGGTGTTCTTTCTGTTACGACATTACTATTATTAATGGTTACAATTACTTTTGGTATTCTCGGATTCCTGGATGACTTTATTAAGGTAGCGAAGAAAAGGAACCTCGGATTGACGTCTAAACAGAAGCTACTTGGTCAAATCGTGATTGCCATTATCTTTTATATTATTTTCAGCGCGAATGATTTTTCTTCAATTATTTCGATTCCATTTACATCGATTGAATTGAATCTGGGAATTGTTTATGTCGCGTTCGTGATCTTCTGGTTAGTCGGTTTCTCAAATGCAGTTAATCTGACTGATGGACTTGACGGACTGGTATCAGGAACAGCTGTAATTGCTTTTGGTGCATTTGCGCTGATTGCATGGCAGCAGGAACAGCTTGCCCTGGCGATTTTCTGTATGGCAGCTGTTGGAGCACTGCTTGGATTCCTGCTATTTAATGCGCATCCTGCAAAGGTATTTATGGGAGACACAGGATCCCTTGCTCTTGGTGGGGCGATTGGTACGGTTTCGCTACTTGCGAAGCAGGAAGTACTGCTTTTATTAATCGGGATTGTATTTGTACTTGAAACACTATCTGTCATGATACAGGTAACTTCTTTTAAAACTACAGGAAAAAGAGTGTTCAAAATGAGTCCGCTTCATCACCACTTTGAACTGACTGGCTGGTCAGAGTGGAAAGTTGTCACTGTCTTCTGGACAGTCGGTCTTGCGGCAGGCGTTCTGGGCGTTCTGATAGGAGTGTACGGCTGA
- the bshC gene encoding bacillithiol biosynthesis cysteine-adding enzyme BshC has translation MLVKQLDLPAIQPFASAYIKESTQAMKHFHYSYKGDFKRRLADLDQRTFLRDELFSCIEKFMDGLPSSEQTKSSLTALKEDAVAVVGGQQAGLLTGPLYSIHKVISIIKLAEQQTDELGRKVIPIFWIAGEDHDFLEINHVYTESDGKLKKKGYPERVITKKMASDIQYDQAEMRHWIDEILTEFGETNHTAALREKLYQAAAENENITKMFAWLVMDLFKDSGLIVLDAADPDLRRLESAFFKQLIEQHEEINRAVLAQQEVLKNDGFKPMIELEHDAANLFIRVDEERQLLFYKGGAFYDKAGRAYSLSELMNEAEHHPENLSNNVVTRPLMQEWLIPTLAFIGGPGEIAYWAELKSGFEKAGFYMPPVVPRLTYSIVERNIEQDTKELDLSIDRVIAEGVQKERSAFWDQVKDQSLKSLIEETENQLKKQYRHIKELSDKYDPNFNQIVEKNLGFHLKQLSYLQMKSDDALKLKHDNILRKYDRVENALRPAGGPQERMWNIYYYLNRYGDTFIKDLLHAEVEFNHKHNIIHV, from the coding sequence ATGCTCGTAAAACAATTGGACCTTCCGGCGATTCAGCCTTTTGCGTCAGCTTATATAAAAGAATCAACTCAGGCAATGAAACATTTCCATTATTCCTACAAAGGAGATTTCAAAAGAAGACTGGCTGACCTTGATCAGAGAACGTTTCTTCGTGATGAGCTTTTTTCCTGTATAGAGAAGTTTATGGACGGGTTGCCTTCCTCTGAACAGACAAAAAGTTCGCTTACTGCATTAAAGGAAGATGCAGTTGCGGTTGTTGGAGGTCAGCAGGCAGGGCTTTTAACAGGACCGCTTTATTCAATACATAAAGTGATCTCCATTATTAAGCTTGCTGAGCAGCAGACAGATGAACTGGGAAGAAAAGTGATCCCGATCTTCTGGATCGCCGGGGAAGATCATGATTTTCTGGAGATTAATCACGTCTATACTGAATCTGACGGGAAACTGAAAAAGAAAGGTTACCCTGAAAGAGTGATTACAAAAAAGATGGCTTCAGATATTCAATATGACCAGGCTGAGATGCGACACTGGATTGATGAGATTTTGACTGAATTTGGTGAGACGAATCATACAGCAGCATTGAGGGAGAAGCTGTATCAGGCTGCAGCAGAGAATGAAAATATCACAAAAATGTTTGCATGGCTTGTCATGGACCTTTTCAAGGATTCGGGGCTCATTGTGCTTGATGCGGCAGATCCTGACCTGAGAAGACTGGAATCAGCTTTTTTCAAACAGCTGATTGAACAGCATGAAGAGATCAACCGGGCTGTATTAGCTCAGCAGGAAGTGTTAAAAAATGACGGCTTCAAGCCGATGATTGAGCTTGAACATGATGCCGCCAATCTATTTATCAGAGTGGATGAGGAAAGGCAGTTGCTCTTTTATAAGGGTGGAGCGTTTTATGATAAAGCTGGGCGCGCCTACTCATTGAGTGAATTAATGAATGAAGCGGAACATCATCCGGAAAACCTCAGCAATAATGTTGTAACCAGACCACTCATGCAGGAGTGGCTGATTCCGACGCTTGCATTCATTGGAGGACCGGGAGAAATCGCCTACTGGGCTGAATTAAAATCCGGATTTGAAAAAGCCGGGTTTTACATGCCACCTGTTGTGCCGAGGCTTACTTATTCAATCGTAGAACGGAACATTGAACAGGATACAAAAGAGCTGGATCTCTCTATTGACCGTGTGATTGCCGAGGGTGTTCAAAAGGAAAGATCAGCTTTCTGGGATCAGGTAAAAGATCAGTCACTCAAATCATTAATAGAAGAAACTGAAAATCAGCTTAAAAAACAATACAGGCACATCAAAGAGCTGTCTGACAAGTATGACCCGAATTTCAATCAAATTGTAGAAAAGAATCTCGGCTTTCATTTAAAGCAGCTTTCTTATCTGCAGATGAAGTCGGATGATGCACTGAAGCTGAAGCATGACAATATTTTAAGGAAATATGACCGTGTGGAAAACGCACTGAGACCTGCGGGCGGTCCGCAGGAGAGAATGTGGAACATCTATTATTATCTTAACCGCTATGGAGATACTTTTATAAAAGACTTGCTCCATGCAGAGGTTGAATTTAATCACAAACACAACATCATTCATGTCTAA
- the rsmH gene encoding 16S rRNA (cytosine(1402)-N(4))-methyltransferase RsmH: MFDHTTVLLKETVDGLNIKKDGIYVDCTLGGAGHSEYLLSQLSHEGHLYCFDQDETAIEHAREKLKSYDGQVTFIQSNFRHLKTELNELGVEKVDGILYDLGVSSPQLDTPERGFSYHHDAPLDMRMDQTAELTAREVVNEWAYEDLVRIFFRYGEEKFSKQIARKIEAAREKNPIETTAELVELIKDGIPAPARRKGGHPAKRIFQAIRIAVNDELGVIEESLEQAIDMLNPGGRISVITFHSLEDRICKTMFKEASKGPELPPGMPVIPEGYEPVLKLITRKPITASEEELEHNNRSRSAKLRIAEKNK; encoded by the coding sequence ATGTTTGATCATACTACTGTCCTTCTTAAAGAAACAGTTGATGGACTAAATATAAAAAAGGACGGTATTTATGTGGACTGTACGCTTGGTGGGGCAGGACACAGTGAGTACTTATTATCCCAGTTATCGCATGAAGGTCATCTTTATTGTTTTGACCAGGATGAAACCGCAATTGAACATGCAAGAGAAAAATTGAAGTCTTATGATGGACAGGTTACTTTTATCCAGTCTAATTTCAGACATTTGAAAACTGAATTAAATGAACTTGGTGTGGAAAAAGTTGACGGTATTTTATATGACCTTGGCGTATCATCGCCACAGCTTGATACACCTGAAAGAGGGTTCAGCTATCATCATGATGCACCTCTTGATATGAGAATGGATCAGACTGCTGAACTGACGGCAAGAGAAGTTGTGAATGAATGGGCGTATGAAGATCTGGTCAGAATCTTTTTTCGATATGGGGAAGAAAAATTTTCGAAGCAGATTGCCCGCAAAATTGAAGCAGCAAGAGAAAAAAATCCGATTGAGACAACTGCTGAACTTGTTGAGCTGATTAAAGATGGCATTCCGGCACCGGCAAGAAGAAAAGGCGGTCATCCTGCAAAACGTATTTTTCAGGCAATCAGGATTGCTGTAAATGATGAACTTGGCGTAATCGAAGAATCTTTGGAACAGGCAATAGACATGCTGAATCCCGGGGGAAGGATCAGCGTCATTACTTTCCATTCTTTAGAGGACAGAATCTGTAAGACGATGTTCAAAGAAGCTTCTAAAGGACCGGAACTGCCACCGGGAATGCCTGTCATTCCGGAAGGATACGAACCTGTACTAAAGCTCATCACGAGAAAACCGATTACTGCAAGTGAAGAAGAATTAGAACATAATAACAGGTCGAGATCTGCAAAACTTAGAATTGCAGAGAAAAACAAATAA
- a CDS encoding UDP-N-acetylmuramoyl-L-alanyl-D-glutamate--2,6-diaminopimelate ligase, translating to MRLSELTGCLPFYEIKGPESDPEILKVCHHHQDVEPGSLFTAIKGEKSDGRFYIDKAIEKGAAAVLSDTEYDLSVPLIIVRQPRHALAYIANHFYDYPSFDLNVIGVTGTNGKTTVTHMVQSILESQGLKTGIIGTLYMKQGDRVMKAENTTPDSLLLQQTLSDFRAEGVQAAVLEASSHGLAQGRMYGCDVDIAIFTNLTQDHLDYHETMEHYKWSKTLLFSQLGHAHMKNLPKFAVLNHDDPFSGEIAAATSAHIITYGLTPEADIYAENIIQYKESTSFTLCTPYGKADIQLKLAGLFNVYNALAAAAAGFVKRIPIEFIVKGLENLTGVPGRFEIVKHDGSFTVIVDYAHTPDSLQNILQAANKMNPEKLTVIVGCGGDRDRAKRPVMARIACQFADHAIFTSDNPRSEDPKKILRDMEKGVHGQQYTSIEDRRAAIRYAINNASAGEIIIIAGKGHEKYQIIKNEKIPFDDKSVAESFLNKSQLENGVDLPN from the coding sequence ATGAGACTTTCAGAGCTGACAGGCTGCCTGCCCTTTTATGAGATAAAAGGCCCTGAATCAGACCCTGAGATCCTTAAGGTTTGTCATCACCATCAGGATGTGGAACCCGGATCGCTTTTTACAGCAATTAAAGGTGAAAAATCTGATGGCAGGTTTTATATTGATAAAGCGATTGAGAAAGGTGCAGCTGCTGTCCTTTCTGATACTGAATATGACTTGTCGGTCCCGCTGATTATCGTAAGACAGCCGCGCCACGCACTTGCCTATATTGCCAATCACTTTTATGATTATCCGAGCTTTGATTTAAATGTGATTGGCGTAACAGGTACAAATGGCAAAACGACTGTCACACATATGGTTCAGAGTATTTTAGAATCACAGGGGCTGAAAACAGGAATTATTGGCACGCTTTATATGAAGCAGGGTGACCGGGTGATGAAAGCTGAGAATACTACACCTGACAGTCTCCTCCTTCAGCAGACGCTCTCTGATTTCAGGGCAGAAGGCGTTCAGGCTGCCGTCCTTGAAGCATCCTCCCATGGATTAGCCCAGGGCAGAATGTACGGCTGTGATGTCGATATTGCGATTTTTACTAATTTAACGCAGGATCACCTGGATTACCATGAAACAATGGAGCACTATAAATGGTCAAAAACGCTGCTGTTTTCCCAGCTTGGTCATGCACATATGAAAAATTTGCCGAAGTTCGCCGTGTTAAATCATGATGATCCTTTTTCCGGAGAAATTGCAGCAGCAACGTCAGCCCATATCATTACGTATGGTTTAACACCTGAAGCTGATATTTACGCAGAAAACATAATCCAGTATAAGGAATCAACATCATTTACATTATGCACACCTTATGGAAAAGCAGACATTCAATTAAAGCTTGCGGGCTTATTTAACGTGTACAACGCACTGGCAGCAGCTGCTGCCGGGTTTGTAAAAAGAATCCCGATTGAGTTCATTGTAAAAGGGCTGGAAAACCTCACAGGTGTTCCTGGCCGTTTTGAAATTGTAAAACATGACGGATCCTTCACGGTAATTGTTGATTATGCACATACGCCTGACAGCCTCCAGAATATTTTACAGGCCGCAAATAAAATGAATCCCGAGAAGCTGACTGTAATCGTTGGGTGTGGTGGTGACAGGGACCGTGCGAAAAGACCGGTCATGGCAAGGATCGCATGTCAGTTCGCCGATCATGCCATTTTCACTTCAGATAATCCAAGAAGTGAGGACCCGAAGAAAATCCTGAGAGATATGGAAAAGGGCGTTCACGGACAACAATATACATCGATAGAAGACAGGCGGGCTGCAATCAGATATGCAATCAACAATGCGTCAGCAGGTGAAATCATTATTATTGCAGGAAAAGGTCACGAAAAATATCAAATCATCAAAAACGAAAAAATTCCGTTTGACGATAAATCTGTAGCGGAGAGCTTTCTGAATAAGTCTCAGCTTGAAAACGGGGTAGACCTGCCAAATTAA
- a CDS encoding stage V sporulation protein D: protein MQHFSERLLKKRLVVVFLLFLILLFVVIVRLFYVQVVSHEQLYDKAIESWTRELPLEPKRGTIYDRNGKPIVLNESAPSLFIIPKQIEDRDHTAAELSDILKMPLKKAGEFVSRKGSIEKLHPEGRKLSYDQVRALEGAALPGVYIADDYKRSYPHGRMLSHVLGFIGVDNRGLSGLELLYDQQLYGTQGAEGLFTDAKGKEMEKAGSYHKDPAHGMDLHLTIDLDVQNVLERELTNAQEKYEADQILAIAMNPKTGEILGMASRPDFDPANYQKFSPDIYNRVLPIWRTYEPGSTFKIITLAAALEEGLVDLENESFYDSGHVEVGGAHLHCWQREGHGSQTFLEVVQNSCNPGFIELGNRLGKDRLLSYIHDFGFGQKTGIDLTGEASGILFKPENMGPVEQATTAFGQGVSVTPIQQAAAVSAVINGGSLPTPTITKKWTDPETGETVKEVPVKMKKKVISEDVSAEMREALESVVAQGTGRGAFAEGYRVGGKTGTAQKVENGQYMKDSYIVSFIGFAPSDDPEILVYLAVDHPKNTIQFGGVVAAPIVGNIIEESLNVMGVEKRKDQIEKEIRWTDPPEVKVPDVTGKTKSELLEMHLPVKLDIKGEGKKVIRQSPEPGTVISEGGTLRIFIGQ from the coding sequence GTGCAGCATTTTTCAGAAAGGTTGTTGAAAAAAAGGTTAGTCGTTGTCTTTTTATTATTTCTGATCCTGTTGTTTGTTGTAATCGTCAGACTTTTCTACGTCCAGGTTGTATCCCATGAACAGCTTTACGATAAAGCGATCGAAAGCTGGACGAGAGAATTGCCGCTCGAGCCGAAAAGAGGCACGATCTATGACCGTAACGGTAAGCCCATCGTATTAAATGAATCAGCACCAAGTCTGTTTATCATTCCCAAACAAATTGAAGACCGCGATCATACAGCTGCTGAATTAAGTGACATTTTAAAAATGCCGCTAAAAAAGGCAGGGGAGTTTGTATCCAGAAAAGGATCCATTGAGAAGCTGCATCCTGAAGGGAGAAAACTTAGCTACGATCAGGTGCGTGCACTTGAAGGTGCTGCACTGCCTGGCGTATATATTGCGGATGATTATAAGCGTTCTTATCCGCATGGGAGGATGCTGTCACATGTACTCGGCTTTATAGGAGTAGATAATAGAGGGTTATCTGGTCTGGAACTCTTGTATGATCAGCAGCTTTACGGGACACAGGGGGCAGAAGGCTTATTTACGGATGCCAAAGGAAAAGAGATGGAAAAGGCCGGTTCTTATCATAAAGATCCTGCCCATGGAATGGATCTGCATCTGACAATTGATTTGGATGTACAGAATGTGCTTGAAAGAGAGCTGACAAATGCCCAGGAGAAGTATGAGGCTGATCAGATTTTAGCGATTGCAATGAACCCGAAAACAGGTGAAATCCTCGGGATGGCATCAAGACCTGATTTTGACCCTGCCAATTATCAGAAGTTTTCACCCGATATTTATAACAGGGTATTACCGATCTGGAGAACCTATGAACCGGGCTCGACGTTTAAGATTATTACACTTGCAGCTGCACTCGAAGAAGGGCTCGTTGATCTCGAAAATGAAAGCTTTTACGACAGTGGACATGTTGAAGTGGGAGGGGCTCATCTTCACTGCTGGCAGCGGGAGGGGCATGGCAGTCAGACGTTCCTTGAGGTGGTTCAGAATTCATGTAACCCGGGTTTTATCGAGCTTGGTAACAGACTCGGAAAAGACAGACTGCTTTCTTACATTCATGATTTCGGTTTCGGTCAAAAGACCGGGATCGACCTGACGGGAGAAGCGAGCGGTATATTATTCAAGCCTGAAAATATGGGGCCGGTTGAACAGGCGACGACTGCTTTTGGTCAGGGGGTTTCAGTTACACCTATTCAGCAGGCAGCAGCGGTTTCAGCTGTTATCAATGGGGGATCTCTGCCGACTCCGACGATCACAAAAAAATGGACCGATCCAGAAACAGGAGAAACAGTTAAAGAAGTACCGGTAAAAATGAAAAAGAAGGTTATCTCTGAAGATGTTTCAGCTGAAATGAGGGAAGCGCTGGAATCGGTAGTGGCTCAAGGGACAGGGCGTGGCGCATTCGCTGAGGGCTACAGGGTAGGAGGAAAGACTGGTACTGCGCAAAAAGTGGAGAATGGTCAATATATGAAAGACAGCTATATTGTGTCGTTTATCGGTTTTGCGCCAAGTGATGACCCTGAAATCCTTGTCTATCTTGCAGTGGACCACCCGAAAAATACGATTCAATTTGGTGGTGTGGTGGCTGCCCCGATTGTCGGTAATATTATCGAAGAATCATTAAATGTGATGGGTGTGGAAAAAAGGAAAGATCAAATTGAAAAAGAAATCAGATGGACAGATCCGCCTGAAGTAAAAGTACCTGATGTCACAGGGAAAACAAAGAGTGAATTACTGGAGATGCATTTGCCTGTGAAACTCGATATTAAAGGAGAAGGGAAAAAAGTAATCAGGCAGTCACCGGAACCCGGGACAGTCATTTCAGAAGGCGGAACGCTTCGAATATTTATAGGTCAATAG
- the mraZ gene encoding division/cell wall cluster transcriptional repressor MraZ produces MFMGEYQHSIDTKGRIIVPAKYREHVKDLFVITRGLDQCLFGYPMDEWRRLEEKVRSLPVTKKDARAFARFFFSGAVECEIDKQGRINLPKNLIDYAKIEKECMIIGVSSRIEIWDKAVWNDYLTESEESFAEIAENLIDFDL; encoded by the coding sequence ATGTTCATGGGGGAGTATCAGCATTCAATCGATACAAAAGGGAGAATCATTGTCCCTGCAAAATACCGTGAACATGTGAAAGATCTTTTTGTGATAACGAGAGGTCTTGATCAGTGTTTATTTGGTTATCCTATGGATGAATGGCGACGCCTTGAAGAAAAAGTACGGTCACTTCCTGTAACGAAAAAAGATGCCAGAGCGTTTGCGCGGTTCTTCTTCTCAGGAGCAGTTGAATGTGAAATTGACAAGCAGGGAAGAATCAATCTTCCAAAAAACTTAATTGACTATGCGAAAATTGAAAAAGAATGCATGATCATTGGTGTATCATCAAGAATTGAAATCTGGGATAAAGCAGTGTGGAATGATTACCTTACTGAATCAGAAGAGTCATTCGCAGAAATAGCAGAAAACCTGATCGATTTCGACTTATAG
- a CDS encoding penicillin-binding transpeptidase domain-containing protein, with protein sequence MRKLKKNWGAYLLFTVFSALFFLLITRFLTLQITGEAEGRDLAAQAQAQYARSQILEAERGKILDRNGEVIAEDTQTYKIVAVLDENLTTNEENPRHVTDPEKTASTLAEYLDLTEAEILDILTQERKQVEFGTEGKDIPLEVKQQIEDAELPGIFFLQDLKRFYPNGTFASHLIGYAQPETTEDGMVKTVGQMGIERNLNKYLEGENGELSFETDARGFLLPGGEEAIKKAKDGHDVYLTIDKKIQTFLEDALSQVSDEYNPEKMFGVVADAKTGEILAMSQRPTFDPDTRVGLSDNWYNQIVESTFEPGSTFKTFSLAAAVEEGVFNPNATYQSGSYDVLGQKINDHNVSGWGTISYLEGVQRSSNTAFAKLLEQMGDDVYRKYLDDFGFGQKTEIDLPNEAPGTILYNYPLEKVTTIFGQGSTVTPLQMIQAETAIAGDGKMKRPYVLSKVVDPETGEAVYEGEAEVSGQPISADTAAKVREYLASTVTSEVGTGQPFGIPGYEVSGKSGTAEIPDPQTGKYMTGRDNYLFSFLGMAPADDPELIVYIGIQQPDLPEDEISSIPVSKVFNPVMLNSLKYRNIQPAEAPMKESVPVDDYTGQSASSVKEELESKGLTVELIGNGETIQHQSAINEELIAGEKFILVTDGDLTIPDFTGWSYRDVVRAAAAADLELNATGTGYAVSQNLTADTVISPDQPLSVKFETPVETQTRLSQPEEENELPQD encoded by the coding sequence ATGAGGAAATTGAAAAAGAATTGGGGAGCCTACCTGCTGTTTACAGTATTTAGCGCTCTCTTTTTTTTATTAATCACACGGTTCTTGACACTGCAGATTACAGGGGAAGCTGAGGGAAGAGACTTAGCGGCTCAGGCGCAGGCACAGTACGCAAGAAGTCAGATCCTTGAAGCGGAAAGAGGAAAGATTCTTGATCGTAACGGGGAAGTCATCGCTGAGGATACCCAGACATATAAAATTGTAGCGGTTTTAGATGAGAATCTGACAACGAACGAAGAGAATCCCAGACACGTGACAGATCCCGAAAAAACGGCCTCAACACTTGCTGAGTATCTTGATTTAACTGAAGCGGAGATCCTGGATATTTTAACGCAGGAGCGCAAGCAGGTTGAATTCGGTACAGAAGGTAAAGATATTCCACTGGAAGTGAAACAGCAGATAGAAGATGCTGAGCTTCCAGGAATCTTTTTCCTTCAGGACCTGAAAAGATTCTATCCAAACGGCACTTTTGCATCGCATCTGATTGGCTATGCACAGCCGGAAACAACTGAAGACGGAATGGTCAAAACAGTTGGCCAGATGGGGATTGAAAGAAACCTGAACAAATATCTTGAAGGTGAAAATGGAGAACTGTCTTTTGAGACAGATGCTAGAGGATTCCTGCTTCCTGGTGGAGAAGAGGCAATCAAAAAAGCCAAAGACGGTCATGACGTTTATCTCACAATTGATAAAAAAATCCAGACATTTCTTGAGGATGCGTTGAGTCAGGTATCGGATGAGTATAATCCTGAAAAAATGTTTGGTGTGGTCGCAGATGCAAAAACAGGAGAAATCCTGGCCATGAGTCAGCGCCCGACATTTGATCCTGATACGAGGGTCGGGTTGAGTGACAACTGGTATAACCAGATCGTTGAAAGTACCTTTGAGCCGGGTTCGACATTTAAGACATTCTCACTTGCAGCTGCAGTGGAAGAAGGCGTCTTTAATCCAAATGCTACTTATCAATCCGGATCTTATGATGTACTTGGACAGAAAATCAACGACCATAACGTCAGCGGCTGGGGAACAATCAGTTATTTAGAGGGTGTTCAGCGATCTTCAAACACCGCTTTCGCCAAGCTGCTTGAGCAGATGGGTGATGATGTATATAGGAAATACCTAGACGATTTTGGTTTTGGTCAAAAAACTGAAATTGACTTACCTAACGAAGCGCCGGGCACAATATTATATAATTATCCACTTGAAAAAGTTACAACGATTTTTGGGCAGGGCAGTACTGTAACCCCTCTTCAAATGATACAGGCAGAGACTGCTATCGCAGGGGATGGAAAGATGAAAAGACCTTATGTTCTGTCAAAAGTAGTTGATCCAGAAACAGGGGAAGCAGTTTATGAAGGTGAAGCTGAAGTGAGTGGACAACCGATTTCTGCAGATACGGCTGCTAAAGTAAGAGAATATCTTGCTTCGACTGTTACTAGTGAAGTAGGAACTGGTCAGCCTTTCGGTATTCCGGGGTATGAAGTGTCAGGGAAATCCGGCACAGCAGAAATTCCAGATCCACAGACTGGTAAGTATATGACAGGGCGAGACAATTATCTTTTCTCCTTCTTAGGAATGGCACCGGCTGATGATCCTGAACTGATTGTTTACATCGGTATCCAGCAGCCTGATCTGCCTGAGGATGAAATCAGTTCCATCCCGGTTTCGAAAGTATTTAATCCGGTGATGTTAAATAGTTTGAAATACCGTAACATCCAGCCTGCAGAAGCTCCTATGAAAGAAAGTGTACCAGTAGATGACTATACCGGGCAGTCAGCATCTTCTGTAAAAGAAGAGCTTGAAAGTAAAGGACTGACAGTTGAATTGATTGGAAATGGAGAGACCATTCAGCATCAGTCAGCAATCAACGAAGAACTGATTGCCGGTGAAAAGTTCATTTTAGTAACCGATGGGGACTTAACAATTCCTGATTTCACCGGCTGGTCTTACAGGGATGTTGTAAGAGCAGCTGCCGCAGCAGACCTTGAATTAAACGCAACAGGAACCGGTTATGCAGTATCACAAAACCTGACGGCAGATACAGTGATCAGCCCTGACCAGCCCCTGAGCGTGAAGTTTGAAACACCTGTAGAAACACAAACGAGATTAAGTCAGCCGGAAGAAGAAAATGAACTTCCGCAGGACTAA
- the ftsL gene encoding cell division protein FtsL, producing the protein MMNTARKVEQKPSIQTMPKKVLRKRSSAFTLGEKVIAAVFAAFVCFASLHIITAQAEIYSTNKEIQQLESDIVAMENVNNDLTIQVSQMSTYERVWEKAKELGLSLNDSNVKVVQQP; encoded by the coding sequence ATGATGAACACTGCAAGGAAGGTCGAACAAAAGCCGTCCATTCAAACCATGCCTAAAAAAGTACTGAGAAAGAGATCTTCTGCATTTACACTTGGTGAAAAAGTAATCGCTGCTGTATTTGCTGCATTTGTATGCTTTGCGAGTCTTCATATTATCACTGCGCAGGCTGAGATCTACAGTACGAATAAAGAAATTCAACAATTGGAATCAGACATTGTGGCCATGGAAAATGTGAATAATGACTTAACCATTCAGGTGAGCCAGATGAGTACATACGAGCGGGTGTGGGAAAAAGCGAAAGAGCTTGGACTCTCACTGAATGATTCAAATGTTAAGGTTGTGCAGCAGCCATGA